The Mangifera indica cultivar Alphonso chromosome 12, CATAS_Mindica_2.1, whole genome shotgun sequence DNA window ATTCTTAAAGAGAACATTTCATAAGCTTCAAAATGTGTCGCTTCGATTATCGatattttgaaaactttcaaattattcCCTGATATGAAATTATGTTGCTCCaatttaagatttcatgagatcCAATACCTTATAATCTCCAACAATGTTTTCCTAAGTTTGTTGCATCTCACCTTGCGAAGAAAAATGTTGATAATTTTTACACTTTAATAGcaaaaatttactaaatttagACCCTAAAGAGGTATCACACACCAGCAAAGTAAGTTACCATCTTACACGTTGCCATGCTCCAGGAAGAACATGTCATGTGTCACTACAGTGCGTCATACGCCAAGACGCACCCACATGCATTGCACACCTCCCTTCTACCTATGAACGCCACGCGCTCAACTAGAACCAATTCAATTGGATCAAGTTGGCCCATCTTCTGTTTGGGTCAAATGACTAGATTTGACCAAATTTGGTCAAATATGTTGTTCAACCCTACGGGTTAAGTCATCAGGTTAGAAAAATCTAATTTCAACCTACGACACCAGTAAACACCAATCACCAAATTTAGTGATCTCCATCACCAGATTCTATCACGATTGGCCATCAGTTTGATCTGTGACGGTAACATATCGATTTCTTATCACTTTTTCAACATCTTGGAAGACATCAACAACGATATTTGGTTATGATTACACAATAACCAAGATTAAAAACTTGGAAACCTAACAGCTTTAAGAGCTTCTCCGATCACCGACATTGCTCCAACCATGGGGAAAAAGTCACCATAGTCACCACAGCTCACAGCAGTAGTGTTGCCACCAACATGCACTATTATAGATTCTAcagtttatttcttttttttaataacacttgaataaaaaaataaaccctaaaattgaatataaaattaaaccctaattttaattctcaaaatTCAGATTCTATATCTATGTTGATTTTCTCAGACACCACATGTAAGCTTTAATTCtagatttaatataaatacacaGAATATAGAAcaccaaatttcataattaaactgaatataaaataaaaaattagggatGTAAAAAAACTTGTTTAGGCCAtgttttttaaactgaaaatcCTGAGAAATCACCTGAAACTTGAAAACACGTTATGATAAGTCTTCCGCTTTAAAAACCTCCTTGTGACGACTTTGAATGAGTAAACATATCAGaattaggttttggagtagGGATTTACCCAATTTATAAGAGATTACTTGGACCCTCCCATTAAAAGTCCAATAACCAAAAGTCTATACTAAACCGTTCACCAAAACTAATAACCTTTAAGTGTATTTGGTATGTTTTTATTGATTACTCAAGTTTATCGATAAACTGGTATTGGATTATTCAATTACTTGATTTTatgaaatcaaaacataattaatgttaacccaCATCAGAAATTTCTAACAATCATGTGatgtttcaaaccaaattttagtttcactGTAGTGTACACACACCCGGATCttagaatataattttcatatgcTCCATGAATGtgatttattatttgattataatttgtTCCTCAACTTGGTATTTTTCAATCCTGttgaattttttagatttagatttcGTGATCTGTCATCTATTGATGTGTTAGGACGAAGATTTATGTGCCCAGCAAGAAGACGGAATTGGGAGCTCAGGTGGCCCATCAGGGCAATTACGAAATATGCATGGGCAAGCAGCACAAAACATAGGCAGTTATGAAAGCATTTATAGGCAGTATAAGAGAGAGATTGTGTTATAAAAGAGGCAAGAAAAAATGGGTTTTGTTTGACAGTCTTTAGCTGATTGAAGGAAAGAGCTGATCTCTCTAGAAGTGAGAAAGTCTAACCTCTCGAATAGCTAGACAAATTAGGGAGAGATTCTGGCCTCTTGAAAGCCATACCAAGGAGGGAAAATTGTTGattgttcattttctttttcattacctTTTTATGTGCAGGGGAATAGCTACTCTCATCCATTTTAAAGCTAGCTGAAATAATTTAGATTCATTGTCTATTCTCACCTATTTCTGTAGTTAATCTACTAATctaaaaatttgtttgtttggttCCTAACAATAAGTTATTAGTTGTTTGTAGAGTTTATTGGTTTCCTAACATAATGCAACATAGAACTAGCTAGTGAAtcgaagaaaagaaaatttcagcTGAGAATAACAAATTTTTGCAGCCACAGATGATCCAAGGCCTGCAGGATTCTGATCAGAAAGTTTCACTAATAGAAAGATCATTAAAAGTATGATCTCTGCATCACTTCATGGCACAAAGGCAGAATCATTTAACAAATTGGGATCAGATCCTTCAACACATTAAAATCTTCAGAGCCCAGTTTGAACACAATTGTTTTGTGTTTCAGCACAAATTGACAGCTTTGCAACTCACACATGgagattgaaatattaaaataattcatcaatTCTGATCTTGACCATGTTGAGTTTTcatgacaattaatattaattaggaCCATAATAAACTTAAACCAGCAAAGCATAATCCCAAGTATGCAGAACTTGGAGACCAATCTATAGAGAGAGTTTCAATAATATTCATCActatatataaacattaatttcTATACCTTGAATTTTTCATAACTTTACAAATAGTTTTACTCTTGTGTACTCACAGTCACACCACCATTTGTTGGACAAGCTTGTGCTAGCTTCCTAAGGTTTTCAATGATCATAACCAGTTTTGTGTTAAGCCGATTCACAAAGCACTTGGGCACCCATCCTGCAGGatctaactgaaaaaataaaaataaaaataaggagTTTGGTGCATGTGATTCGAATGGTCTGAAATACTATTTACTAACACTAGGACGTTTAATTGACACATTTGATGACATATGACTGGCAAGTGTAGTTGTATACTCTCACTTACATCTTCTTTTAACATAACGTATCCTCAATAATCATGTCATCAAATATGTTAAgcatataaaataactaaagaAAGAGTTGAAAATTAGTCAAGTATTTCGTGGGTGATTCggatgatataaaataatattatccaacaataaatatatatgtacaaTAATTGTTATAAGATGCTCTTGTACTTTTTCTTGGCATGGAGCTTGATGGTACTCTAGTCAACTTATTAGTACACTCAACTTCAAgagtattttaatttgaatttaaaggcTTGATAGTTCAAAAATACCCACAActtgtgtttattttttcttgtttctcaaatgaaacaataataataataatcaagctcaattaaattttaagtaccTGAACAACATAAGTGACCATACACGAGTCATCTTCAAGCTTCTCCACAACCCATCCTGATTGAAGCAAAAGTCCTCTTATTGCATTGTTTTGCTTTGGATGCAATCCAGCTGCTATCTCTTTTGGCAGTGATGCTACTGCAACCACCTGCGAGCCCCATTTGGACCACAGTCCAATTTAATCCTTAACATTTTTCCAACACCTATTTGTATGATCAACTACTAAAATTCTGTGTCTAATACTTACAAGAGTGCCATCTTCCATTGTTTCACGGTCGTTCATAAACAATGAATTCTCTATTTCTAAAAAGAGGTTTTGAGTTCTCCCCGAATCTGAGTTGAATTATATCGAGATTATCTTCTAGATCTTTTATGTACTTTGCTTCCACTAGATCACCATCCCATTGCTggtcaaaaacaaaattttacaacCATGTCAAAAGAATATTTTCATGAAGTTGACATAATTCTCATCTGGACCATTGAATTATAATctgaaaaaattgattaaactatGATATAATGATTCAGATGAACAGGTAGCTTTATCCCTGTAACATACTGTATTTGTGAATAATGCCAAGAGCTAATTGAAAACGAACAAATTGCCATTAATATTCCTACATAATGGAACCAACATAGCTGTATATGTTGTCATGCTTATGAAGACAACTAAGCATTAAAAAAGAACCAGACAAAACTCATCTTTTCAAGGCCTTGGAGGCTTGGACCATAACCCAACTGACTTTGTATCTATATGTAACTATAATTGTACTAGAACTAATATCCGCCAGATAGATTAATTCTTTTCATTTGGTTTCCATTGATTAATTTTCATACAATTAGGGCCATGAATTGGTCACCTTGGCAGCATCTATGGCATTTGCAACAGTGATGAATTGCCGCGGAGAGACTGATTTCAGCAGCCATCTGCTTCTAAAAGTGTGGTGTGAACCCGATCTTCTTTTGGAAATCTCAACTCCATTATCAAGAGTCAGTATTTTCCATCCATCATTGTCATTTCCAAACCTGTTTGAGTCTGAGGCTGATAACAACTCCTGTATGCAACTTTCACTTGCAAAGTGCACATATCTTTTCAATGAATCTTCACTTACAGACCTTAAAAAATTTCCAACACCAAGTAAGAATGAAACCCCAAAACAGTGCTAAAAAgtatatagatacatatatacTCACCAGGACCTGCTGCAAGGTGTTGGACTGTTCATTCTGAGAGCCTCAATGCCACAAGAAAATTTATTGTGTTAAAAGAAGGATGTCACCAAGTCAGGAGACGTAAATATAGCCTAGAAGGcggtatatatatattggtgaGGAGCTGTTAAAGAATggttagaagaagaagaaggtgatGAGGAGAGTAAAATAATGAGAAGTGGGGTGAAGTGATTGAAGCACATGGAATGCCAGAAGCAGGTCCATGATTAGAAGTGCAAGACTCTCTTTCTTCAGTTTGGAGATAAAAGAGATATTCTTTGCTTGGAAAAAAGCAAGAAGAAGAGTGGCGAAGATGATGCACATGAAGTGttgtgactttttaaaacaataGAGAAGATGGGAAAATGACTAACAACCAAAACAAAAGATTAGTAGTGAGGGttgtttaagtttaactcaGTGGATTAAGTAATAAGCTTGCCTGGTAATGGGTGACAAGGACCCTACTCAAACAGCTTCACAAGGTCCCCTTATCACGTGCCCTGGCTTTTGTTAATTTACCCATCAAGGAAGCAATCCCTGGCCTTAACCTGTTTGCTTTTAAGATCTCTGCATGCCCGTAGTAGTAAAGTGCCATTTCCCCTGGAGCTTTAATCTGGAATAACCTCAACGAGTGAACAGTAAATATCCTGGAATGCATCCTATGATATGGGACCATTGTATTTCGATAAACAGAGTTCAGAGTTCGGTAGATTGATtcaggaaaatatatatttgaatcgaaaagataattataatatttgtttacTGGAAATGGCAATCAGAATTTGGACCCATTCTGCTCGGTTTCACATGGTAGTAGCAGGATAATGTTATGGCAGACAAAAAGACAGAAAAGAGAGTTTAATTTTCCGGAGCTGATGATTCATTGGATTGCAAAAGTTACAACAACTATGGGTCATTATTagataacttaaaaaattacattgcTTTTTAAGTAGCAATAATAAGATGAAGGAATAAAGTTTCTTTTGGAAGATTTAAGGGAGATGAATGATAAAAGAGAGTGATTAATTTATCGGAAAaggtaaatgtttttattttttttcattattgcTGACAACTAATTACATTATGAAATGATTCAGAAGAAGATTCTAAGAAATTAGTACACAGGTACCCTACCTCAACccacaaaagaaaagaacaatgATAACAATATACAGTTTTAAAACAAGGAAAAATATACAGTTTTAAAAAGagaatgagaagaaaaattcaaaatggccaataataacaatgataacTTCCGGATCCTccatagaatttttttatttttaatgttttggtTCATGTATAACTAGACCTCCAGGTTGTCCTGTTTCCTTGTGACACATCAGAAACTGGCATTTCTCTTCAATGCCTGGATATATAAAGGACCCTTTATATATGTCAATCTATATGACAGCAGATGATGAAAGCAAGTctcttgaaaattatgaaacataAACTAGATAGAatgatgaataaataaatctaaaaaattactTGAGAATGCACTGAAtgattaataatgataatattaatcCAATTTGGAATCATCAAGAGGCCCACAAGAACCACAAAGGAAGAAAACATTGATAGTTCAAGTTTTAAACATTTTGAGCTTATTCACTATTCACCAGAAGAAAAATCCTGAGAGGAAGCCAATATAAACAAGGATTTACTCGACACACAAAAGTAATGGTATGTAGAGTAATTTGCATAATCAAATAATATCTAGGTAATGAGTATTTAAGCAAGAAATAGTAGATGCAACAATTTATCTTTAGCTTTGTCTTCTTTAACTTTGCAACAGTAGTATCTTTATATGATCCATCAATCTGAACTAAGATGGGTCAGCAAAAACATGACAATATCATAACATATCGAAGCTTCAAAAGGACTCCAGGACCACATCTAGAAAGTAAAGCTTGTTCAACAAGGCCAAAGAGAGAGAGCATCCGATACCAAAGGCACACTACCGGCAATAACAGAATCTGGCAGATTTATCTGAAGAGTGTTAGACTTGAAAGAAATGAAACTAATTTTTTTCAgacttaaaaataatctttcagtATATTGTTCATACAACAATAATGCTTATATGTTTGTCTTTATATAGACAAGTCAGTTACAAAGTAGTTTTTAAATAACTTACAAACCAGTAGGGAGTTTTTTAACTACATATCTTAATCTAAACACATATAAACTAACTAGCAGTTTTTCCTAATTGTTTTCAACGTAACtccacttttaatttatttatatatttatttttgaacaaaaGGTTCAGATAATCTTCAACACTCCTCCTTGAACCTTTTGGAAACAACTCCAAGAATGTTCTTTAACATCTCGAATCTAGACTTCGGCAATATTTTGGTGAGTATGTCAGCAGCCTGGGATTCTGAATTGCAATAAAccattttgatttcttttgattttttagcTTCCCTAATGGCATGATACTTGATATTTATGTGTTTAGTCCTCCCATGTTGGACTGGATTTTCAACAATAGAAATAGCTGACTTGTTGTCGCACTCGATCATAGTCGCTTCAACTTGTTCTTCTCCTAGATCTTTCATCAATTTTCTGATCCATATTGCTTGATTCGTTGCGACTGCGACGGCAACATATTCAGCTTCAGCTGTGCTTTGAGCCACGAGCTCTTGTTTCCTCGAACACCAACAGAAAATTCCCGAGCCAAGTGTAAAGCAGTAACCTGTTGAACTCTTCATATCATCTACACTTCCAGCCCAACACTATCTACATATCCTCTCAGCTTCTCCTTCTCAactcttttgaaccaaattccTTGGTCTTTAGTTCCTTTTAGATATCATAAAACCCGTTTTCCTGCTGAGAAATGTTCCTCACTAGGTTCTTGCATCAATCTAGACAATAGACTAGTAGAGTACATCAAATCTGGCCTTGTTGTCGTTAAATACATCAAGCTTCCCACCAGACTTCGAAACTTTGTCTCATCAGCCCTTTTGCTTCCATCATTCTTCCTCAGCTTTGCATTCAACACTAAAGGAGTTGTTGTAGGCTTACAATTTTCCATAAAAAACTTCTTCAAAATCTCTTGAGTAATTTACTTTGGCATATGAAAATACCATCCATTTCTTGACTCACTTTCAGGC harbors:
- the LOC123193595 gene encoding LOW QUALITY PROTEIN: START domain-containing protein 10 (The sequence of the model RefSeq protein was modified relative to this genomic sequence to represent the inferred CDS: deleted 1 base in 1 codon), which codes for MNSPTPCSRSWSVSEDSLKRYVHFASESCIQELLSASDSNRFGNDNDGWKILTLDNGVEISKRRSGSHHTFRSRWLLKSVSPRQFITVANAIDAAKQWDGDLVEAKYIKDLEDNLDIIQLRFGENSKPLFRNREFIVYERRETMEDGTLVVAVASLPKEIAAGLHPKQNNAIRGLLLQSGWVVEKLEDDSCMVTYVVQLDPAGWVPKCFVNRLNTKLVMIIENLRKLAQACPTNGGVTVSTQE